In Leptospira harrisiae, one genomic interval encodes:
- a CDS encoding chemotaxis protein CheW gives MAGILGEYTEVFLEESEDQIEELNSNLVKLEKDHENPEIINDIFRAAHSLKSSSAFVGLYNLSDLAHTMENLLQKIREGSLEINVKLVNLLFECFDLIKQVIEGVANGVKVETPFTDMIKKLQDYEAAPTQSGTGATQSGETKNSKETSVSPIVLNEEEISEIRQSLKEDSDQTAFSVQLKLKDETPMQNLRLLLILQSVKQSGAIIKCNPSEDALDNGQGSFALSFVTVTKLNRQELHVQCNIDMVDKLTVEEIKLPETEMEALEKRTDSSNIHSTNSAITQTDSEEKHATKGSANFEKAVTDSKVVMRTIKVSSDKLDQLMNNVGELVITNSGFQKIYDDLVAQFGEDSLFNELKGKIDQINRISKDLQTGIMNIRMVPIGSVFNRFTRLIRDLSLETGKQVNLVLRGENTELDKKVIDAIGEPLIHLIRNSVDHGIESPSERRAAGKPEEGTVELNAYQGGSNILVEIRDDGKGLNKDKILKKAIERGLVNESDAQNLSESDIFQFIFAPGFSTADKISDISGRGVGMNVVNKLIEEFKGKILIHSEEGKGSSFTLSFPQALAIIPSILVIMEEEVYAFPLSEVSETIKVNLDQITTLEGHEIINLRGEVLPIYRLNRILGLADKQEMVEVPVVIVNYKTRKLGFMVDDLIGKHETVIKSLGKNFKDIQGLTGATIMGDGTIILVLDIPGLVEIAADKVDWSDKLVAGEMMKRASTIRSLEMSDSEFMFKSNHPTNRYNAKLIELRAKDKSRVKKEKHKIEKHVIVPKEEVFAEEPATNLKITTEVVVTETAVNGDSAESSKSATATLVIDHKTDEIHRLADVAKIENVKLTEREQAAEIIKGFVEQKEERLNQVAALNSDAINEIMSSKDIKKLENIVNTGMMNAGVVLSQLVGKEVELFIPEIKLTDREGLAKEFRYSMDQFFGMKIRMTGDLNGNLLMMFSEENGSEIAKELLGSEDAKYAEGSHHKLSEDMVSVLSEISNIVCSSVMNSLSNKLKKEILPSVPEMITGSFMDVIDIVKPERTKFLSMHTEFNHQGSNLIGVLVFLPDFDELVDLIHKS, from the coding sequence TTGGCTGGAATTTTAGGCGAATACACAGAAGTTTTCCTGGAAGAATCTGAGGATCAAATTGAGGAATTAAATTCCAATTTGGTGAAACTCGAAAAAGACCATGAAAACCCAGAAATCATCAATGATATCTTTCGTGCGGCACACTCTTTAAAAAGTTCTTCTGCCTTCGTTGGGTTATACAATTTATCTGATTTAGCTCATACTATGGAAAACCTTCTCCAAAAAATTCGAGAAGGAAGTTTAGAAATCAACGTTAAGTTGGTGAATTTATTATTTGAATGTTTTGATCTCATCAAACAAGTCATTGAAGGGGTTGCGAATGGCGTGAAGGTGGAAACTCCTTTTACGGACATGATTAAAAAACTCCAAGACTATGAAGCAGCGCCAACTCAGTCTGGAACTGGTGCAACTCAATCAGGTGAAACTAAAAATTCCAAAGAAACATCAGTGTCTCCTATCGTTTTAAATGAGGAAGAAATTTCCGAAATCCGCCAATCATTAAAAGAAGATAGTGACCAAACAGCATTTTCTGTTCAGTTAAAACTGAAAGACGAAACTCCAATGCAAAATCTAAGATTACTTTTGATTTTGCAATCGGTGAAACAATCGGGTGCGATCATTAAGTGTAATCCTTCAGAAGATGCTTTGGATAATGGACAAGGAAGTTTTGCGCTTTCCTTTGTGACAGTCACCAAATTAAACAGACAAGAGTTACATGTTCAGTGTAACATCGATATGGTGGATAAACTAACTGTGGAAGAAATTAAACTTCCCGAAACTGAAATGGAAGCACTTGAAAAAAGGACAGACTCTTCCAATATTCATTCAACAAACTCTGCAATTACACAAACAGATTCAGAAGAAAAACATGCCACCAAGGGTTCTGCTAACTTCGAAAAAGCGGTGACTGATTCCAAAGTTGTGATGAGAACCATCAAAGTATCTTCAGACAAATTAGACCAACTCATGAACAACGTGGGAGAACTTGTCATCACCAACTCTGGATTCCAAAAAATCTATGATGATTTGGTAGCACAGTTCGGCGAAGATTCATTATTTAATGAACTCAAAGGAAAAATCGATCAAATCAATCGAATTTCCAAAGATTTACAAACTGGAATTATGAATATCCGAATGGTTCCGATTGGATCTGTATTCAACAGGTTCACAAGGCTCATTCGAGACCTTTCTTTGGAAACTGGAAAACAGGTAAATCTTGTCCTTCGTGGTGAAAACACAGAACTAGATAAAAAAGTTATCGATGCGATTGGAGAACCACTCATTCATCTCATTCGTAATTCTGTTGACCATGGGATCGAGTCTCCTTCCGAAAGACGAGCTGCCGGCAAACCAGAAGAAGGAACTGTAGAACTGAATGCCTACCAAGGTGGATCCAATATCCTTGTCGAAATCCGAGATGATGGAAAGGGATTAAACAAAGATAAAATTCTAAAAAAAGCCATCGAACGCGGACTTGTCAATGAGTCGGATGCACAAAATTTATCAGAATCCGATATCTTCCAATTTATTTTTGCTCCTGGTTTTTCAACGGCAGATAAAATTTCCGATATTTCTGGGCGTGGTGTGGGAATGAACGTGGTCAATAAACTCATCGAAGAGTTTAAAGGCAAAATTCTCATTCATTCCGAAGAAGGAAAAGGTTCTTCCTTTACCCTATCTTTCCCACAAGCTCTTGCCATCATTCCTTCGATTCTTGTGATTATGGAAGAAGAAGTGTATGCATTCCCACTTTCCGAAGTTTCCGAAACCATCAAGGTCAACTTAGATCAAATCACTACTTTGGAAGGACACGAGATCATCAACTTACGCGGAGAAGTTTTACCGATCTATCGTTTGAACCGAATCCTTGGGCTTGCCGACAAACAAGAGATGGTGGAAGTTCCGGTGGTCATCGTAAACTATAAAACAAGAAAACTTGGATTTATGGTGGATGACCTGATTGGAAAACATGAAACGGTAATCAAATCTCTTGGTAAAAACTTTAAAGACATTCAAGGTCTAACTGGTGCAACGATTATGGGTGATGGAACCATCATTCTCGTTTTAGACATCCCTGGTCTTGTGGAAATTGCTGCCGATAAAGTGGATTGGTCTGACAAGTTAGTGGCAGGTGAGATGATGAAACGTGCCTCTACCATTCGTTCTTTGGAAATGTCTGATTCCGAGTTTATGTTTAAATCCAATCATCCAACAAACCGCTATAATGCGAAGTTGATTGAATTACGAGCAAAAGACAAATCTAGAGTAAAAAAAGAAAAACATAAAATTGAAAAACACGTGATTGTTCCGAAAGAAGAAGTGTTTGCAGAAGAGCCGGCTACCAACTTAAAAATCACAACCGAAGTGGTAGTTACAGAAACTGCAGTGAATGGAGATTCTGCTGAATCATCAAAATCTGCAACTGCAACACTTGTGATTGATCACAAAACCGATGAAATCCATCGGTTGGCTGATGTCGCAAAAATCGAAAATGTAAAATTAACAGAGCGTGAACAAGCTGCTGAAATCATCAAAGGGTTCGTAGAACAAAAAGAAGAACGATTGAACCAAGTAGCCGCACTTAATTCCGATGCAATCAACGAAATCATGTCTTCTAAAGACATTAAAAAGCTGGAAAACATTGTGAATACAGGTATGATGAATGCTGGAGTCGTACTTTCTCAGTTAGTTGGTAAGGAAGTAGAACTATTTATCCCTGAAATCAAATTGACTGACAGAGAAGGATTGGCTAAAGAATTCCGATATTCCATGGATCAGTTTTTTGGAATGAAAATTCGTATGACAGGGGATCTAAACGGAAATCTTTTAATGATGTTTTCTGAGGAAAATGGTTCTGAAATTGCGAAAGAACTACTTGGATCAGAAGATGCAAAATATGCAGAAGGAAGTCATCATAAACTCTCAGAAGATATGGTTTCTGTATTATCAGAAATTTCTAATATCGTTTGTTCTAGTGTGATGAACTCTCTTTCTAATAAGTTAAAAAAAGAAATTTTACCTTCTGTTCCTGAAATGATTACAGGAAGTTTTATGGATGTCATCGACATTGTAAAACCAGAAAGAACCAAGTTTTTGTCAATGCATACGGAATTTAATCACCAAGGTAGCAATCTAATTGGTGTTTTGGTTTTCCTACCAGATTTTGATGAGCTGGTAGATTTGATTCATAAATCATGA
- a CDS encoding chemotaxis protein CheW: protein MDQETLLTSLAEKTKMEQESDLGDLEQFLTFTIDKEFFGIRLLLVHEILKPVLITRIPNVDDYILGVINLRGEIIPIVDLKKRFHGADSEILPISRIIVIMLDEKRIGVLVDEVKQVVKIQKDFISYTTDDLSLNYSKMVESVSRYEDHLILNLDLEQIVDFVSSAK, encoded by the coding sequence ATGGACCAAGAAACATTACTCACATCCCTGGCGGAAAAAACCAAAATGGAACAAGAGTCCGATTTGGGAGACTTGGAACAGTTCCTTACTTTTACCATTGATAAAGAATTCTTCGGGATTCGTTTGCTCTTGGTACATGAAATTTTAAAACCAGTTTTAATCACTCGGATTCCGAATGTGGATGATTACATTTTAGGTGTCATCAATCTCCGCGGAGAGATCATTCCCATTGTGGATTTGAAAAAAAGATTTCATGGAGCAGATTCTGAAATTTTACCAATCTCACGAATCATCGTTATCATGTTAGATGAAAAAAGGATTGGTGTCCTTGTTGATGAAGTCAAACAAGTTGTAAAAATCCAAAAAGATTTTATCAGTTATACAACTGATGACTTGTCGTTAAACTATAGTAAGATGGTTGAGTCAGTATCTAGATACGAAGACCATTTGATTTTGAATTTGGATTTGGAACAAATTGTTGATTTTGTTTCATCCGCAAAGTAA
- a CDS encoding 5-formyltetrahydrofolate cyclo-ligase has translation MNPISKEDARNILKKNLPNLPEREDHEAAILKRLYQLLLGKSKIITYSPDLLYEVDVLPIIESCPLPRPTGFIEARHSAKWYFPRMEADKKLRFLRPYSFQKNPMGIFEPVGDEEISVEEADLILVPALGFNEKGYRLGRGGGYYDRILNSETIQKKTVGLSFSKLFPVPFLAETHDLKIGKMITETQIHSFLD, from the coding sequence TTGAATCCAATTTCCAAAGAAGATGCTAGGAACATTCTAAAAAAAAATCTTCCTAACCTTCCAGAGCGGGAGGACCATGAAGCGGCCATCTTAAAAAGATTGTATCAGCTTTTGCTAGGCAAATCCAAAATCATCACCTATTCCCCTGACCTGTTGTACGAAGTGGACGTACTTCCCATCATCGAATCTTGCCCTCTCCCAAGGCCAACAGGATTTATCGAAGCCAGACATTCTGCCAAATGGTACTTTCCTAGGATGGAAGCAGACAAAAAACTTCGGTTCCTTCGTCCCTATTCCTTTCAAAAAAACCCAATGGGAATATTTGAACCCGTTGGGGATGAGGAGATCTCCGTAGAAGAAGCGGATTTGATTCTTGTGCCGGCCCTTGGATTCAATGAAAAAGGATATAGGTTGGGACGAGGTGGTGGGTATTATGATCGCATTTTAAATTCAGAAACCATCCAAAAGAAAACGGTAGGCCTTAGTTTTTCTAAACTTTTTCCCGTCCCATTCCTTGCAGAAACTCACGATCTAAAAATAGGAAAAATGATTACGGAAACTCAGATTCATTCGTTTTTAGATTGA
- a CDS encoding cell division protein ZapA: MAESAPKSQKITKQIFGETYTIVGEASSGYITEVADYVENRLNELSKALPAASKTKLAVLCALNIADELFQMREVSAKAKENPELEERTKKIISLLEEGIIGDHF, from the coding sequence ATGGCAGAATCTGCCCCAAAGTCACAAAAAATAACCAAACAGATCTTTGGTGAAACTTATACCATAGTTGGTGAAGCCTCCTCGGGATATATTACTGAGGTGGCTGATTATGTTGAGAACCGTTTGAACGAATTGTCAAAGGCTTTGCCTGCAGCATCCAAAACAAAATTAGCGGTTCTTTGTGCTCTTAACATAGCGGATGAACTATTTCAGATGAGAGAAGTCTCCGCAAAGGCAAAAGAAAATCCTGAACTAGAAGAACGAACAAAAAAGATCATTTCTCTATTGGAAGAGGGGATCATTGGGGATCATTTTTGA